The nucleotide sequence GAAAGAGCCCAAAACGCTTtataaaatccattacattttaaGACCATTTCCAATATCTGTTTCTATAAATCAAGAAATCCATTTATTCAAGGTTACATATGGAAAATTAATCACACTGAAACCATATCGTCTTCTTTCTcaaaaattaaagtattttacTGTTCTTGGCATTCCTGTATGTGGTAGTATGGGGTTTTACATTTGCATTAATTGGAAATATACAGTCAAAGTTCATGAACTTAAAAGTTCACGAGACACTGAAAAGTTCAATACAGAATTATCACTTAAAAGTGTTCCAACAGAATTAGACAATGTATAAGGATGCTGTACTCTCACTGTTTGGATTCTGCCGGACACAGACACTTACAACTATTATAATAATGTAACTTAAGAAAACATAACTGGAAGAATAGACAAAGCACTAAAAAAAGAAGAGCTTGAATAGCTAAGTATTTCTAATTGAGAAAAGATAATTATAGATAACTATTCATAGGAACCTCTGAAACCCAATTCCTGTGAACAGGATGACTACCTTAAGTGAATTATCTGAAAAAACTTACTAAAgagtcattaaaacaataaaaataacaaccctTGCTTTCAGAACAAGAGAATGGGAACAAGTCACTTCAGAGCTGCAGTTTCCTGGTCAGTAAAAATGAGGATGTTGAAAGTAAATGTCATctcaggttctttccagctcaaagaatttacaattcTTTACATGAAATCTAGACTTCAGTACGAAACTTCGACTTTTATTTATAtggttccatttatttttaaatggatattgCAGACAAATAGCTGTAACTTACATATGATCCTTTaagttttaatatatttcttttatttctttgtaaaagacTAATGATTTCTAGAAACAAAAAAGTCATAATTgtattataaagaaatatttcattgctTCATTCTATTTTTAACACAATATACTGAAAACAGATGTACTTGTAACATTGAATTTCACTTTCAGTCTTCATATAATTTATAAGACCATTACAATAGCAAATGTGTTTACAAAAAATACCAAGCTAAAATGTAATCATTTATAGATTGATacttaataaaatatgaaatttcaaACTTTTAAGAATTAGAAAAACCAATTCAAATATTGGGGGGGGATGTTATGTAACAAGTTTCAAGTGAAAAATTTCACATCAACAcatatttagatctagtttctcCAGGTACAATTCAACACAATCTTCTTatgctttctatttattttgaagGGAAAAGACCAAAAGTTAATATAGAATACTTctagaatatttattaaacaaaaccaaaaattcactttttcctttttcctttatttgagGACTTTGATCCTTTTTCTGGTTTGGCTTCCCAGAGAGCATTTCTTACAAATCTTGAAGCAGCTCCTTTATCCAGTTTGGCAGCCATTTTCTTGTCTGTAATTTCTTTGACTCTGTTCATATATATTCTTATTCTATCCTACAAAGTAACAACAATTGATATCATTAAAATATCTACCATCATTAGTTTTATCACAATATCCTATATCAAAACATCCTCCAAAATTATATGAAGTGACAGTCCCTCTTTAGAACGTCTTTACGTTTTCAATATCCTCAAATCACGCGTTCTAGAGCTTCCGTAATCTATGCAATTATTCCTTCCTAGATTTCTCCCAAATAACAGCTAATGTTTAATtaggcactttaaggtttataaaatgcctTCCTCCTGTCCTCACCCTGTGAAGGAGCTGGTGCCAATACCATCATCCCAAACCCTCTGGCTGAGGTAAGTGGGACTCAGCATCGCCTcccttcctgaatccaggtctccttaCTCTAAATCCAGACTACTTCCTCCAAATAAAGCATAAGAATTCTAGACTCTAGAGTTCAGCCGGTCTCTCTCCTGCCCAGAGAAGCAAGAAGGAAGCTTCCAGGTATGGAACAAGTCAGCAGCAAAGCCAAGAGCAGAAGGCTTCCTCCTCCGCTTTCTATTATGATACGCCGCTTCTGTTACAACCCTCAATTATCTCTGtatatatttcctcctataaTCACAATTAAAGTGGatattatgcaaataaaaaattttggGTGTAATGGTAGACTACTTACATAAAATGAACACATGTTCCTTCCCACTCCCCAATTCCCAAACATATGCAAATGTTTGACTTTCAATGTTGTTTTATAAATGATTAACATATGAAATGTGATTAGCAAATCCTCATAGCACTTGTCTTATCCCGCATCTATTTAGCACACTCTACTCTGTACTACATCTGTCTGCACATCCATCTTTCCTGCTGTACTTGACGTGTGTTGGGGCCTGAGACCATTTCATTCAACTTCTTATCTCCTCAGTGCCTAGGCCCAGTGCGGGTAGATTTGTGaaacaaatgaagaataaaattctCCAATGAAATACACACTCCAAGCAGCTAGACTTTAAAAGGTGAAAAACACACTCTGCTGCCACAGGCCACTCCTACCGGGAGGGCTGCtcatgggaagagaagagagggacacAAAGGGCACGCCCGGAGGAGCAGAACTCCCGAGATGACACCCTAAATGAATGAGAATGCCTAAATGTACATCTCATCCAACGTATCAAAATCACCTCGACAGGCCTATGAAACAGGGGGCTATAAAAGTGAAGGACTGATTTTTCTTGCCTGCCCTTTCCTCATTAAAGGTACAGAACATTAAGCGAcccaaaaaacaaagaaggaagaaggagattcAGTCATTTGCTTGGATACTTGTAAAGTGCAGAACAGAAAGAAATAAGATCCTTTCCTTAGAGAACTAGACAGGACAAACCCCTGGTGTTCGGTTTTAAAGTCACACCCTTCTGTATCCTTTAGTTTCATGATTTcgaaaaagtacaaaatgtaaaatcaaaacaattctgtacCAAGAACCTTGAAACGGAAAAAATGTTCTGCTTAATTAATtaagatggagaaaaggaaatctggtttaatttttttaaaactgatgaCAAATATATGCTATTTCGTTGAAATTAATACAGGTGACCACATATTTTTGGAAACTAAAGTTGGTTTGTCTTATATACTTTAGCTTTATAGGTGTGTgagtacatatatttatataaaaatatgatatatgtaaaaccataaagaaataatagattaATATATATTGATTATACTGACATTCTTATTTATAAAGGGAAGTCAAAAAGGCAAACAAAgtttgatttctaattttttcttcaaactgaatgatttgatttgatttttgaagTCAGCAGAAATTCTAAGATACAAGACCTTATATACTGTACTTATGCATCTAaatggaatacaaagacaaacctAAAAGATTTATTATAGGTTGTAAATATGTCACTAATGCAGAATTACTGGACAGTACACATACAACTGGTGCCAAAAAAGCTTTTAGCTTTGTTGCTGAACTGGATTCTTTACTGCTGAGAAAATGAATTAATGGAAGAATTGAAAAGGTGGGTGGGGGAGGAACTTTCCCGGCTTGGCTAGTAAATCAACTGGAATATACTTTTTAGAATTGTGTAAGAGTTTGgggcttttaaaaaaactgcTTTGGGGAGGGTAAGGATTCCAAAAATCTGTGAGAAAAATACTACATATGTTATAAATAATTactaaaattgaaatattttcccaACCCATTTAAATCTGGAAATCATAATTACTTTCAATCTACTTTTTAGTAAGAGGTTTAGTAAGAggttaaaataaaactaaaggtAAAATTACAATTAACTTAATTTGCTTACATAATTTCAGAAGACAGACAATTCTGCTTTCCATAAATGATATTGTGGCATAAAGGTACTGTGATGTTTTTAAAACTTGAAAGAATTAAATTATATCCACACAGATAATTAACCAATGgacaaatatacaatataataaataaagcaaaaagatGTGAAGCCAAAGCTTACTATTTCCTGCTTTACTGGATGCTCCTTGGGATTAACTCCTTGAGTGGCCAAATAAACTgtcagagaaaatgagaaaaatttaatgataattttttaaaattataatttaaaaaattggataaCTACTGATTCAACATTTTATAGTGGTGATTCCTTTCAAATAAGGGTTGGACTTAGAGAGGAGCTGATTTATCTTCCaactatcaaattctttttactATGCGAAAATATTCTGTATATAAATTGAAAACACTACAATCAAGTAAATTAGACAAGAAAAACTGCAGAAATTTATATCTTAAATTACTTAGTATACATGCAATAGTATGTTAAATTCTGGCTTatcctaaccaaaaaaaaaaaaccagttatCTATTAAGAATCTTAAAGTTTAACTGAAGAGATGCTATCTTTATCAAAATTAACCCTCTGACCCAAGTCAAATACATTAGTGTACTTACCCCAAAACATTGAATTCAATGTATAAGCAGAAACTAAATCCAGCTTGGCCTGTTCAAGTGGGTccaactattaaaaaataaagttttaagtCAATCAGATAGCATTTTAAACATAATCAAGTATAAtgacacaaataaaatatttcctataaTCTAATAACTAAATGATCTGGAAACTATTtgagaaaaggaaacattttgtTCATCTATTTATTCTGACATTGAATTTTCACTTCGAAGTACTATTTTTAtttagacaaagaagaaaatgtgtacaatgcaagaaaaatattttaaattattttaatttttgaagttATGATCTGGGCTTTGTATGTCAAAAGTAATTCATCAATATAAACAGTGTACATGATGTATTTATGTATGAGGAGCAGGCTGAAATACTTAGGCTGTACCAAAGACAGAGAAACATAATGAAATTTGTTTGGGGCTGTCAAAATCAATTTATTGTTTTTGTCCTATAGGATTTCCAGAAACTCTGATAACATCATTCTACTACTTAAAAGCTCAAAGATGGATTCTGTCAAAAAGAATGTTGTGAGTACTCCTTCTCATAATTCAActacaaaaaaaatgtttacaactaaaagatatatttattaaacTTCAGGAGTTTTCTCTCATATTTACTATGAAGAATTTCAACATAAGAATATTTCGTTGagttattcttttctccttcagtaACTTGCTCAGAAGATAAAGCATTAAGGTTTTAACATCTACTAACAAATacatcaattagagaagaatgtttattttattttttaccttctgtAACAACTCGTTTCTGGAAACCGACATCATAGTCTTCAGCATTTCATCCACAGAACGAAGAGAATTCTCAAACGCTGACAGATAGTCATGGATTTCTGTTGGATAGTCTTCTGCACTAGTATCTTCTTCTGCCATGCTAAATGGAAAgatacataaaaattatttgtatatattacttAAGGAGGACTTAGGTATTTGCTCTcctatctaaaaattattttatcagtcttaCATCAAGAATTTTAGAcacaataagagaattaaaaccaGTTGAAAAGCAAGTAATCAAACTACCAAGGATGCCTTCTTAGAACATAATCCTGGAAAAACAGataatgctttaaaaacaaagtttaaaagtTCAATCTCCCAATGCACATTCCAATAATACATTGCTAAAGAACTAAGGATGTAACTAGGAAGAATAGAAAAGCAATGGTAAAAATTCTGGGACTCCTAGGACTATACAGAAGTAAAAGACATAGTTTCATAGCAGGAGACAATGCTTGAATTAATAATTGGATCACATGTCATTCAAGtagatttaacaaaaatatacacTTTAATGCCTTTAGGAGAAAATCCACAAATATTTTGAATTAAGCTAATAAGAGAATTCAGAAATCTGATAATGGAAATGCTTCAAACAGTATAAATTACTGCTTACAAGCCTTTAAAAATGTATCTGGAAAAATTTAGAATTTCTATAAATcacataaaacataataaaagtggGAAATTTAGCTAAAATGCTGTTCAGAGCTGACTTTCAAGTTAAGGCATAATTCTGCCTATCTAATCTATTtatcttctttatatattttaatactcCAATACTTTCTCCTACGAATTTCTCAACTCTCTTGAGATGAGTATTTTCTTCAATGCAAACCATAGTCCTCTCATCTCAGTCCTTCCAATGTAACTCTAGTTCTCGTCCTCCCCTAAGTTTTCCCCAGGGGCCGCCCCCTCAATGTCATGCTAGACTTCCTGGAGATCTCCTGACATCTCTGGTCACACCTCAGCTAGCCCTCATTCTCCCTACAAGAACAGCCCATCTTTTTCAATCATACATTTCTTTAATGACACTTTTACACCATTCCTGCTTTAATATTCTTTATGAAATCTGCCCACACGCCCCATGAACCTTTCTACACTGCCCCTGGGTGAGCTTCCACTTCAGATCTTGAGAAGCTGCCCCAGACTAGAATCCTTCATCCCTGGAATGCTGGTATTAAAAAGAGAGGCTTGTGTTTCAGAGAGAAATTTGGGGTCTTCCCAAAGGCAATTCAGTCCCCTCTTCCTCCTGACCCATTCTGTGTCTACTGAACCATCAAAGGCATAATTATGTAAACTCTGCCACACCTTGAGAAGAGCTGGAACAGGCCATGCCATAGCAGGCACAATACACGTTCTTCAGctacttggtttttcctgtgtggacaggcaagtcaaactCTTTAGAGTAACTAAGTATCTCCTTTGGAGGTTCTGCAGGTTATGTTCACCCACAAACGGGATTAGAAAACCTCCCTGTCTCTGGGGAATGTCTACTCACCTTCCCTCTGGACAGAATCACCTCCAAGACACTAGCAAACATAGAGCAAGCTCTATTTCCCCTTTTTATGTCCTGCTTGTTATTTAGGAATTATGAGTCAAACAAAGTTACATCCATTGTAATAATTCCCTtggaattttatataatttttacttGCACATGGGAGACAGCATTAAGGGACAGATTTTTTGCTCTATCCAATCAGATGCCTTTTCTGTCTTTACTACACCTTTCACTCAGAGGTAAAAATATAGAATACAATGGACAGTTCTTTAGGTGATGAggagggagataaagaaattaaagtgacATGAAAACAACATatccataaactttttttttatgagtTGGGAGTATTAGAAATATATAACCTAAGCATgtcaaagaaaaggaggaaaaaaggtcccactaacatcaaaatatttacagcagtacCTTTTGTAGTAGCTAAAAATGGTAAAtcaattaataatcatttattaaacatatactaTGTGCCACGGCACTATGTTAGGTGCTGGGTATACAAAAACTAACGTAAAAAAATCCCTTCTCTCAGGAAGCTTACTTCTTAatgtatatgtacaaatacaGACAGAATACATGCAAAGGGAATACGAGGTAGTTTGGGGAGAGGATACACTAGTAATAATAGTTAGCAGTTATATGCCTCAACAAAAATTCTCACTTTATCATCATTAAAGTAGGTACCATAGATGGGGGTAATAAAGGCAGcccagagattaagtgaattacccaaagTTCTTCCAGGAAGGAAGCATCTGacccagatttgaagtcaaaaatGATTTGGGGAAGGGGGCATTTGAGATTAGTCTTTAAGGAAATAAGAGATTCCAAAGGCAGAGGTGTGGAGGAATACATTCCAAACTCCTAGAGATGTGTGCAAAATAACAAGTAGGTCAGTTTGGCTGAATCGAAGCATTCAAGAGGCAGAGTAAAGTAGAAGAGTCTAGAAAGGCAGGAAAAGGACAGACAGGCTGTGAAGAGCATTAGTCAAACACAAGAAGCAATGAAGAGCTACTGAAATATGCCAActacccccagagaaagaacagaccaaaacatactatatttcactcttttggggggggttgatatctcttccacaaaatgactaatatggaaaatacgTTTTACAAGATAGCACgtataaaatctgtatcagatagCTTACTGTCTTAGGGAGGA is from Gracilinanus agilis isolate LMUSP501 chromosome 2, AgileGrace, whole genome shotgun sequence and encodes:
- the C1D gene encoding nuclear nucleic acid-binding protein C1D, giving the protein MAEEDTSAEDYPTEIHDYLSAFENSLRSVDEMLKTMMSVSRNELLQKLDPLEQAKLDLVSAYTLNSMFWVYLATQGVNPKEHPVKQEIDRIRIYMNRVKEITDKKMAAKLDKGAASRFVRNALWEAKPEKGSKSSNKGKRKK